One segment of Streptosporangium brasiliense DNA contains the following:
- a CDS encoding Gfo/Idh/MocA family protein produces MGAGNVAARHARVLSGFPDVRIVGIADTDAARAAGLAREHGTAAYGDHAALLRSERLDAVYVCVPPFAHGQIELAVLDAGLSLFVEKPLALDEATARRVAAAARRRGAVTAVGHHWRYLDVVEQARRLLGDRPVRLAVGVWLDKVPPVPWWPRRDGSGGQVIEQAVHVLDLARLLVGEVTEVSAHESGHPPDQAEGAVGAATGALLRFRDGATGILGATCLLGWKHRAGLEIYAEGIALRISEDRLVVDTGAGRRVIVEAGDARRRVDRAFVDAVLRRGTDVRAPYDDALRTHRLACAVARAATSGAPVRLEDTDG; encoded by the coding sequence GTGGGCGCGGGGAACGTCGCCGCGCGCCACGCGCGTGTGCTGTCGGGCTTCCCGGACGTCCGTATCGTCGGGATAGCCGACACCGACGCCGCCCGGGCCGCCGGGCTGGCCCGCGAGCACGGGACGGCCGCCTACGGTGACCACGCCGCCCTGCTGCGGAGCGAGCGGCTCGACGCCGTCTACGTCTGCGTGCCGCCCTTCGCGCACGGCCAGATCGAGCTCGCCGTCCTGGACGCCGGCCTGTCGCTGTTCGTGGAGAAGCCGCTCGCACTGGACGAGGCGACCGCCCGGCGGGTGGCCGCCGCGGCACGGCGGCGGGGGGCGGTGACCGCGGTCGGGCACCACTGGCGCTACCTGGACGTCGTCGAGCAGGCGCGGCGGCTGCTCGGCGACCGGCCGGTACGGCTGGCGGTGGGCGTGTGGCTGGACAAGGTGCCCCCGGTGCCCTGGTGGCCGCGCCGCGACGGCTCGGGCGGGCAGGTCATCGAGCAGGCGGTGCACGTGCTTGACCTGGCCCGGCTGCTCGTCGGAGAGGTCACCGAGGTGAGCGCCCACGAATCGGGACACCCGCCCGACCAGGCCGAAGGGGCGGTCGGGGCGGCCACCGGCGCCCTGCTGCGCTTCCGTGACGGCGCCACCGGGATCCTCGGCGCCACCTGCCTGCTGGGCTGGAAGCACCGGGCCGGGCTGGAGATCTACGCCGAGGGCATCGCGCTGCGGATATCGGAGGACCGGCTGGTCGTCGACACCGGGGCGGGACGCCGGGTCATCGTCGAAGCCGGAGACGCCAGGCGCCGCGTGGACCGGGCGTTCGTGGACGCGGTGCTGCGCCGCGGCACGGACGTGCGGGCCCCCTACGACGACGCGCTCCGCACGCACCGGCTGGCGTGCGCGGTCGCCCGCGCGGCCACCTCCGGCGCCCCGGTGAGGTTGGAGGACACCGATGGGTGA
- a CDS encoding zinc-dependent alcohol dehydrogenase, which produces MGERVVRVLQVAGAGRVVIAEEPEAPVGDGGFRVETLYSGLSAGTELSYVKGTNPYLSAGWDPAFGLFRADRPAAAYPVTRLGYMEVAQVAESRTPALSPGQVVAMAYGHRTGYTADSVEDRYVPLPAGLDPLLGIYAAHMGPICANGLLHAAADICGADVRTLGDGVRGRCVAVTGAGVVGLMTALFARHHGAAAVTVVDRTRDRLERAGRLGFDTVAMDGQDPALAVKARWRHSRNDRGADVVFQCRGRPESLHLGLRLLRPQGTVVDLAFYQEGAARLRLGEEFHHNALSIRCSQIGRVPRGLDHVWSRDRLSAETLDLLRAHGDGIRRHLITDMVPFDDAPPFMSALAARRRHTVQTVFDMVSG; this is translated from the coding sequence ATGGGTGAGCGGGTCGTGCGGGTGCTGCAGGTCGCCGGCGCGGGCCGGGTCGTCATCGCCGAGGAGCCGGAGGCGCCGGTCGGGGACGGCGGCTTCCGCGTCGAGACGCTCTACAGCGGGCTGTCGGCTGGCACGGAGCTGTCCTACGTCAAGGGGACCAACCCCTACCTGTCGGCGGGCTGGGATCCGGCGTTCGGGCTGTTCCGCGCCGACCGGCCGGCCGCCGCGTACCCGGTGACGCGGCTGGGCTACATGGAGGTCGCCCAGGTCGCCGAGAGCCGCACCCCGGCGCTGTCGCCCGGCCAGGTCGTGGCGATGGCGTACGGCCACCGGACCGGCTACACGGCCGACTCCGTCGAGGACCGCTACGTCCCGCTGCCCGCCGGGCTGGATCCCCTGCTGGGCATCTACGCCGCCCACATGGGGCCCATCTGCGCGAACGGCCTGCTGCACGCGGCCGCCGACATCTGCGGGGCGGACGTGCGCACCCTCGGCGACGGCGTGCGGGGCCGGTGCGTCGCGGTGACCGGGGCGGGGGTCGTCGGGCTGATGACCGCCCTGTTCGCCCGGCATCACGGCGCCGCGGCGGTGACGGTGGTGGACCGGACCCGGGACCGGCTGGAGCGCGCCGGACGGCTCGGCTTCGACACGGTCGCGATGGACGGCCAGGACCCGGCGCTCGCGGTGAAGGCCCGCTGGCGGCACTCCCGCAACGACCGGGGCGCCGACGTGGTCTTCCAGTGCCGCGGCCGGCCGGAGAGCCTGCACCTCGGGCTGCGGCTGCTGCGGCCCCAGGGCACGGTCGTCGATCTGGCCTTCTACCAGGAGGGCGCGGCGCGACTGCGGCTCGGCGAGGAGTTCCACCACAACGCGCTGTCGATCAGGTGCTCGCAGATCGGCCGCGTGCCGCGCGGGCTGGACCACGTCTGGAGCCGGGACCGGCTCTCGGCCGAGACGCTCGACCTCCTGCGCGCGCACGGCGACGGGATCCGCCGCCACCTGATCACAGACATGGTGCCCTTCGACGACGCGCCCCCGTTCATGTCCGCTCTCGCGGCCCGGCGCCGTCACACCGTCCAGACCGTGTTCGACATGGTCTCCGGGTGA
- a CDS encoding SDR family NAD(P)-dependent oxidoreductase has protein sequence MRTAIVTGGASGIGRALCRELGRRGAHVVVADLDGAGAERVAKECGGVGAALDVTDPQAVQDLVTAVRAERGRLDFMFNNAGIAVGGTTDELTLDHWDRTIDVNLRGVVHGVHAAYPVMIRQGHGHIVNTASLAGLVPAPLMAPYTATKHAVVGLSLALRAEAAAHGVRVSVVCPGFTDTPLLDHANPGLPQTATGAGARRSAVRTQGRLYSADSLAVDVMRGLARDRALIVAPASGRMAWRGTRLSPVLAVRAAALAVRRLGGG, from the coding sequence ATGAGGACGGCGATCGTGACGGGCGGGGCCTCCGGCATCGGCCGGGCCCTCTGCCGCGAGCTCGGCCGGCGCGGCGCGCACGTCGTGGTCGCGGACCTGGACGGCGCCGGGGCCGAGCGGGTCGCCAAGGAGTGCGGCGGCGTGGGCGCGGCGCTGGACGTCACCGACCCGCAGGCCGTCCAGGACCTGGTGACGGCCGTCAGGGCCGAGCGGGGCCGGCTGGACTTCATGTTCAACAACGCCGGGATCGCGGTCGGCGGCACCACCGACGAGCTCACCCTCGACCACTGGGACCGCACCATCGACGTGAACCTGCGCGGCGTGGTCCACGGCGTCCACGCCGCCTATCCGGTCATGATCCGGCAGGGCCACGGCCACATCGTGAACACCGCGTCCCTGGCCGGCCTGGTCCCCGCCCCGCTGATGGCCCCCTACACGGCGACCAAGCACGCGGTGGTCGGGCTGTCGCTCGCGCTGCGGGCCGAGGCGGCGGCGCACGGCGTGCGGGTGAGCGTGGTCTGCCCGGGCTTCACCGACACTCCGCTGCTCGACCACGCCAACCCCGGCCTGCCGCAGACCGCGACCGGGGCGGGGGCCCGGCGGTCGGCGGTCAGGACCCAGGGCCGGCTCTACTCGGCCGACTCGCTGGCCGTCGACGTCATGAGGGGCCTGGCACGCGACCGGGCGCTCATCGTGGCCCCGGCGTCGGGGCGGATGGCCTGGCGCGGCACGCGGCTCTCGCCCGTGCTCGCCGTCCGCGCCGCCGCGCTCGCCGTCCGGCGTCTGGGCGGCGGCTGA
- a CDS encoding AurF N-oxygenase family protein, with amino-acid sequence MTPAPNTTADRENDQTVTERRAYEAVIERLSKASVDKHWEPYADIPWDDEDFLVRQDDPRWELPGVDRLGGHPWYRAQPPEVRARIGLWRVATAMKIGLQFENLLKRGLLNYAYRLPNGSPEFRYVYHETIEEGHHGMMFQEFVNRTGLPIRGMPGPLSLLAQITPWIPLISTELFFIFVLGGEDPIDHVQRKTLREGQIRHPLEETIMRIHIAEEARHISFARHYLRRRVPRMPRYRRFTLGIVSPVVLGVMARIMLSPPGSMIRRFRIPEHVVKEVYTDSPETAGQIRDSVAKTRELCAELGMTNPVQRGVWKAMGIWAAPARERAR; translated from the coding sequence ATGACACCCGCTCCGAACACCACCGCGGACAGAGAGAACGACCAGACCGTCACGGAGAGGCGCGCTTACGAGGCCGTCATCGAGCGCCTGTCCAAGGCCTCGGTCGACAAGCACTGGGAGCCCTACGCCGACATCCCCTGGGACGACGAGGACTTCCTCGTCCGCCAGGACGACCCCCGCTGGGAGCTGCCCGGGGTCGACAGGCTCGGTGGGCACCCCTGGTACCGGGCGCAGCCGCCCGAGGTCCGCGCCAGGATCGGCCTGTGGCGGGTGGCGACCGCCATGAAGATCGGCCTGCAGTTCGAGAACCTGCTCAAGCGCGGCCTGCTGAACTACGCCTACCGGCTGCCGAACGGCTCCCCCGAGTTCCGCTACGTCTACCACGAGACCATCGAAGAGGGACATCACGGGATGATGTTCCAGGAGTTCGTCAACCGCACGGGGCTTCCGATCAGGGGCATGCCGGGCCCGCTGAGCCTGCTGGCCCAGATCACCCCCTGGATCCCGCTGATCTCCACCGAGCTGTTCTTCATCTTCGTGCTCGGCGGCGAGGACCCGATCGACCACGTGCAGCGCAAGACCCTCAGGGAGGGCCAGATCCGGCACCCCCTGGAGGAGACCATCATGCGGATCCACATCGCGGAGGAGGCCCGGCACATCTCCTTCGCCCGGCACTACCTGCGCCGCCGGGTCCCGCGGATGCCCCGCTACCGCCGCTTCACGCTGGGGATCGTCTCGCCCGTCGTCCTGGGCGTCATGGCCCGGATCATGCTGTCGCCCCCCGGGTCGATGATCAGGCGGTTCCGGATCCCCGAGCACGTCGTCAAGGAGGTCTACACCGACAGCCCCGAGACGGCCGGGCAGATCCGCGACTCGGTGGCCAAGACCCGGGAGCTCTGCGCCGAGCTGGGCATGACGAACCCCGTCCAGCGCGGGGTCTGGAAGGCGATGGGCATCTGGGCGGCGCCGGCCCGGGAGAGGGCCCGATGA
- a CDS encoding DMT family transporter, with protein sequence MTAVFASRPLLGAILLLSVSAAWGSAFPLMKDLIVRMPVADLLAERYGIAALVLVAARPGCLRGLSDGTWLTGALLGLLFGVGQTAQAVALHDLPSSVSGFAVGSYVVITPVLGLVLLGTRIQGRTWVAVALALAAMTVFTLLREAGGAAVSPPALAVTLLSAVLYSAHTLVLGSSAGARRDAYAVAVIQLGTIALMTGVLAVPDGLTLPRTPGDWLILGHLSVVACALGFLARSYGQLHVPPVPAAVLLSAQPLWVTALAVVLYGEPLTWSVFLGGGLIALAMLLVVLPGGLLRTARRRTGPAPPR encoded by the coding sequence ATGACAGCGGTGTTCGCTTCTCGACCCCTCCTGGGAGCCATACTTCTGTTGTCCGTCAGCGCGGCCTGGGGGTCGGCCTTCCCGCTGATGAAAGACCTCATCGTCCGAATGCCGGTGGCCGACCTGCTCGCCGAGCGGTATGGCATCGCCGCGCTCGTCCTGGTCGCGGCCCGTCCGGGCTGCCTGCGGGGGCTGTCGGACGGCACCTGGCTGACCGGCGCCCTGCTCGGCCTGCTGTTCGGCGTGGGCCAGACCGCCCAGGCCGTCGCGCTGCACGACCTGCCGTCATCGGTGTCGGGCTTCGCCGTCGGCTCCTACGTGGTGATCACCCCGGTCCTCGGGCTGGTCCTGCTCGGCACCAGGATCCAGGGGCGCACCTGGGTCGCGGTGGCGCTCGCGCTGGCCGCGATGACGGTCTTCACCCTGCTGCGGGAGGCCGGAGGCGCCGCCGTCTCCCCGCCCGCCCTGGCCGTCACCCTGCTGTCGGCGGTCCTGTACTCGGCGCACACGCTGGTGCTGGGGAGCTCCGCCGGGGCACGGCGCGACGCCTACGCGGTCGCGGTGATCCAGCTCGGCACCATCGCGCTCATGACGGGCGTCCTGGCGGTGCCGGACGGCCTCACCCTGCCCCGGACGCCGGGCGACTGGTTGATCCTCGGCCACCTGTCGGTCGTGGCCTGCGCGCTGGGCTTCCTGGCCCGCTCCTACGGCCAGCTCCACGTCCCGCCGGTGCCCGCCGCCGTGCTCCTGTCGGCCCAGCCGCTCTGGGTGACCGCCCTGGCCGTCGTGCTGTACGGCGAGCCGCTCACCTGGAGCGTCTTCCTCGGCGGAGGGCTGATCGCGCTGGCCATGCTCCTGGTCGTGCTGCCCGGCGGGCTGCTCAGGACAGCGCGTCGACGGACAGGCCCAGCTCCGCCGCGGTAG
- a CDS encoding TetR/AcrR family transcriptional regulator: MARGFGRLRRDDLLRTACDVIAAQGFGHTRTADIAQAAGVSQALLFYHFETKEKLFAQAFAYAAERDLEALTKLEESGGSPLERLRGLLRLYSPSGRSKSWTLWIDAWAESIRNPDLEEMSRRIDLRWKQALRAIIDEGAAAGAFTCADPDGSTWRIISLVDGLSTQVTVHKRVLPRARMAQLVRTATAAELGLSVDALS, translated from the coding sequence GTGGCACGGGGATTTGGGCGACTACGCCGTGACGATCTACTCCGGACCGCCTGCGATGTCATAGCGGCCCAGGGGTTCGGGCACACCCGGACCGCCGACATCGCGCAGGCCGCCGGGGTCAGCCAGGCGCTGCTGTTCTACCACTTCGAGACCAAGGAGAAGCTGTTCGCCCAGGCCTTCGCCTATGCGGCGGAGCGCGACCTGGAGGCGCTCACCAAGCTGGAGGAGTCGGGCGGCTCCCCGCTGGAACGGCTGCGCGGACTGCTCAGGCTCTACTCCCCCAGCGGCAGGTCCAAGTCGTGGACGCTGTGGATCGACGCCTGGGCCGAGTCGATACGCAATCCCGACCTGGAGGAGATGTCCCGCAGGATCGACCTGCGCTGGAAGCAGGCGCTGCGCGCGATCATCGACGAGGGCGCCGCGGCCGGGGCCTTCACCTGCGCCGACCCCGACGGTTCGACCTGGCGGATCATCTCGCTCGTCGACGGCCTGTCCACCCAGGTGACCGTGCACAAGCGTGTGCTGCCCCGGGCCCGCATGGCCCAGCTCGTCCGTACGGCTACCGCGGCGGAGCTGGGCCTGTCCGTCGACGCGCTGTCCTGA
- a CDS encoding sensor histidine kinase, with the protein MITRNGYSVRARLTLIAVTVTVLCGILVTTVLTLALYDMAEFSRTNEVAGSALEVVNLARSGSARPATLPVGNTEGVQVLNPEGKVVASSPGLAGAPPIADFAPPDGKVRADRQLCDIPRFPDRCMVVVALRIRRREGDWLIYSVDDATPWYVHPGVFAALVGSSLLLVALAGLGAYHMVTRALHPVNDIRKRLAEITATDLGRRVPVPEGHDEIRQLAETINQTLDRLEAVVERQRRFVSDASHDLRSPLTAMRAQVEEALLYPDDTDWTAKATAMLASLDRLQALASDLLMLARIDAGTPSDREPVDLGELCGDELDRRKRGVTVVRELKPGLVVSGDRLRLARLLTNLLDNAERHAASWVSVSATEQDGTAVVEVVDDGAGIAPEHREVVFHRFTRLDASRNRDAGGTGLGLAIAREIAQAHGGQLTLEDSPQGARFVLRIPLNR; encoded by the coding sequence GTGATCACACGGAACGGCTACTCCGTGCGGGCGCGGCTGACACTCATCGCCGTCACCGTCACCGTCCTGTGCGGCATCCTGGTCACCACCGTCCTGACGCTCGCCCTCTACGACATGGCGGAGTTCTCCCGGACCAACGAGGTGGCCGGATCCGCCCTGGAGGTCGTCAACCTCGCCCGGAGCGGGAGCGCGCGGCCCGCCACCCTGCCGGTGGGGAACACCGAGGGCGTCCAGGTCCTGAACCCGGAGGGCAAGGTCGTCGCCTCGTCCCCGGGCCTGGCCGGCGCCCCCCCGATAGCGGACTTCGCTCCCCCCGACGGGAAGGTGCGGGCCGACCGGCAGCTCTGCGACATCCCCCGGTTCCCCGACAGGTGCATGGTCGTCGTGGCCCTCCGCATCCGCAGGCGGGAGGGCGACTGGCTCATCTACTCCGTCGACGACGCGACCCCCTGGTACGTCCACCCCGGCGTGTTCGCCGCGCTCGTCGGCTCCTCCCTGCTGCTCGTGGCGCTGGCCGGGCTCGGCGCTTACCACATGGTGACCAGGGCGCTGCACCCGGTGAACGACATCAGGAAGCGGCTGGCGGAGATCACCGCGACCGACCTCGGCCGGCGGGTCCCGGTGCCCGAGGGGCACGACGAGATCAGGCAGCTGGCCGAGACGATCAACCAGACCCTCGACCGCCTGGAGGCCGTGGTGGAACGGCAGCGCCGGTTCGTCTCCGACGCCTCCCACGACCTGCGCAGCCCGCTCACCGCCATGCGCGCCCAAGTGGAGGAGGCGCTGCTCTATCCCGACGACACCGACTGGACCGCGAAGGCCACCGCGATGCTCGCCAGTCTCGACCGGCTCCAGGCTCTCGCCTCCGATCTGCTGATGCTCGCCAGGATCGACGCCGGCACGCCCTCCGACAGGGAGCCGGTCGACCTGGGCGAGCTGTGCGGCGACGAGCTGGACCGCCGCAAGCGCGGCGTCACGGTGGTCCGGGAGCTGAAGCCCGGCCTCGTCGTGTCGGGCGACCGGCTCCGGCTGGCGCGGCTGCTGACGAACCTGCTGGACAACGCCGAGCGGCACGCCGCCTCGTGGGTCTCGGTGAGCGCGACGGAGCAGGACGGCACGGCCGTCGTCGAAGTGGTCGACGACGGCGCCGGCATCGCCCCCGAGCACCGGGAGGTGGTCTTCCACCGGTTCACCCGGCTGGACGCCTCGCGCAACAGGGACGCCGGGGGCACCGGGCTGGGGCTGGCCATCGCCAGGGAGATCGCCCAGGCGCACGGCGGACAGCTGACGCTCGAAGACAGCCCGCAAGGCGCACGTTTCGTCCTGCGTATCCCCCTGAACCGCTAG
- a CDS encoding acyl-CoA dehydrogenase family protein: protein MNLADADAAGTDPANTDLEDAGPEDAGLADYRRRARSWLAANAPEAGAGGGPGADGVAAAKTFMAGLHDAGYSGISWPAEWGGQGLSQAEERVFAEEARDFALPTYLFSIGLGMCGPTLLDLGTPEQKARHIRPLLRGEEIWCQLFSEPGAGSDVAALQTRATETEDGWVVSGQKVWTSVAQHASHGLLLTRTDVDVPKHRGLTMFIVDMRAPGVTVRPLRDMTGRAHFNEIFFDDVRIPAENLVGQVNDGWSCAVTTLLHERLSISGGVGMSGQKDNPAAFEALRRTADTGDPLVRDQLVELYIRSRALALFNQRLAQETKAGVFPGARGSAAKLLLAELSMFQADLATSLAGPEAVAYEDDGRLAGSIALAPALSLGGGTNEIMRNIIGDRVLNLPPEPRVDKNVPFKDLKTGTQQ from the coding sequence ATGAACCTTGCGGACGCGGACGCTGCGGGCACGGACCCGGCGAACACCGATCTTGAGGACGCCGGCCCCGAGGACGCCGGCCTCGCGGACTACCGCCGGCGGGCCAGGAGCTGGCTGGCGGCCAACGCCCCGGAGGCCGGGGCCGGGGGAGGCCCCGGCGCCGACGGGGTCGCCGCGGCGAAGACCTTCATGGCCGGCCTCCACGACGCGGGCTATTCGGGGATCTCCTGGCCCGCGGAGTGGGGCGGGCAGGGGCTGAGCCAGGCCGAGGAGCGGGTCTTCGCCGAGGAGGCGAGAGACTTCGCGCTGCCGACCTACCTGTTCTCCATCGGACTGGGCATGTGCGGGCCGACCCTGCTCGACCTCGGCACCCCCGAGCAGAAGGCCCGCCACATCCGGCCGCTGCTGCGCGGGGAGGAGATCTGGTGCCAGCTGTTCTCCGAGCCCGGCGCGGGCAGCGACGTCGCCGCCCTGCAGACCCGGGCGACGGAGACCGAGGACGGCTGGGTGGTCAGCGGCCAGAAGGTCTGGACCTCGGTGGCCCAGCACGCCTCCCACGGCCTGCTGCTCACCCGCACCGACGTGGACGTGCCCAAGCACCGGGGCCTGACGATGTTCATCGTGGACATGCGGGCCCCCGGCGTCACCGTCCGGCCGCTGCGGGACATGACCGGCCGCGCCCACTTCAACGAGATCTTCTTCGACGACGTGCGCATTCCCGCCGAGAACCTGGTCGGCCAGGTCAACGACGGCTGGAGCTGCGCGGTCACGACCCTCCTGCACGAGCGCCTGTCGATCTCCGGCGGCGTCGGCATGAGCGGCCAGAAGGACAACCCGGCCGCCTTCGAGGCGCTGCGCCGGACCGCCGACACCGGCGACCCCCTCGTGCGGGACCAGCTCGTCGAGCTCTACATCCGCTCCCGCGCGCTCGCCCTGTTCAACCAGCGGCTCGCCCAGGAGACCAAGGCGGGCGTCTTCCCCGGCGCCCGGGGCAGCGCGGCCAAGCTGCTCCTGGCCGAGCTCAGCATGTTCCAGGCCGACCTGGCCACCTCGCTGGCCGGCCCGGAGGCCGTGGCCTACGAGGACGACGGCCGGCTGGCCGGATCGATCGCGCTCGCCCCCGCGCTGTCCCTCGGCGGCGGCACCAACGAGATCATGCGCAACATCATCGGCGACCGGGTGCTGAACCTGCCGCCCGAGCCGCGGGTGGACAAGAACGTGCCGTTCAAGGACCTGAAGACGGGAACCCAGCAGTGA
- a CDS encoding acyl-CoA dehydrogenase family protein, whose protein sequence is MKLVLTEEQRELRDTVRSFLAAASPLSEVRRAADSETGYDPAVYRRLNGELGLAGLIVPQEHGGAGAGYAELAVVLEETGAALLPGPFLATTLAAILLTELEDKETLPGIAAGTTVATVALDGDRALNGAEAEVVLAVDGTRVRAVRGGARTPLTVLDPTRRQARVDLREGEAVSAPEAALARARDLFAVAVAAEQLGVLRASLEAIVAYAKVRVAFGRFIGSYQGVKHRLADMHCKLEQADSIVRHAAWAADEAPSELPLAAALAQAHVGRACFEVARDSLLLHGGIGFTWEHDAHLYYKRAKADEVLLGPPRIHRARLADLLEL, encoded by the coding sequence GTGAAACTCGTCCTCACCGAGGAGCAGCGGGAGCTGCGCGACACGGTCCGCTCCTTCCTCGCCGCCGCCTCGCCCCTGTCCGAGGTCCGCCGGGCCGCCGACTCGGAGACCGGTTACGACCCGGCCGTCTACCGGCGTCTCAACGGCGAGCTCGGGCTCGCCGGCCTCATCGTCCCGCAGGAGCACGGCGGGGCCGGCGCGGGATACGCCGAGCTCGCCGTCGTCCTGGAGGAGACCGGCGCGGCGCTGCTGCCCGGCCCGTTCCTGGCCACCACCCTCGCCGCGATCCTGCTGACCGAGCTGGAGGACAAGGAGACGCTGCCGGGCATCGCCGCCGGGACCACGGTCGCGACCGTGGCACTCGACGGCGACCGGGCGCTCAACGGCGCGGAGGCCGAGGTGGTCCTCGCGGTGGACGGCACGCGGGTCCGGGCCGTCCGGGGCGGCGCCCGCACCCCGCTGACCGTCCTGGACCCGACGCGCAGGCAGGCGCGGGTGGACCTGCGGGAGGGCGAGGCCGTCTCCGCCCCGGAGGCGGCGCTGGCCAGGGCCCGCGACCTGTTCGCGGTGGCGGTGGCCGCCGAGCAGCTCGGCGTGCTGCGGGCCTCGCTGGAGGCGATCGTGGCCTACGCCAAGGTCCGGGTGGCCTTCGGCCGGTTCATCGGCTCCTACCAGGGGGTCAAGCACAGGCTCGCCGACATGCACTGCAAGCTGGAGCAGGCCGACTCGATCGTCCGGCACGCCGCCTGGGCGGCCGACGAGGCCCCTAGCGAGCTGCCCCTGGCCGCCGCGCTCGCCCAGGCCCACGTGGGCCGGGCCTGCTTCGAGGTGGCCCGCGACAGCCTGCTGCTGCACGGCGGGATCGGTTTCACCTGGGAGCACGACGCGCACCTCTACTACAAGCGGGCCAAGGCCGACGAGGTGCTCCTCGGCCCGCCGCGGATCCACCGGGCACGTCTGGCCGATCTGCTGGAGCTCTGA
- a CDS encoding AMP-binding protein, with protein MPDISALPGFYRIAQADPDRRAVIDTDGAVTTYGELLARVNQVSHGLRARGLAEGDVVAGVLPNGLDAVVMLMATGQVGLYYVPVNWHLTDTEIAYILADCDAEIVVAGPARPVEGALTGTADLAEGQPVTAPEGRSAGAVMWYTSGTTGFPKGVQRPLPGTEPEATVPLVTWFLGEVCDLRPGDGIHLVTSPMYHSAPCAHTMFALHLGHTLVIAPRFEPAGILELIDRYRVTNAMMVPTMFHRMLRLPAEVRRAYDVSSLRQVVHTAAACPVAVKKQIMDWWGPVLYEYYGSTESTIAFSVKPHDWLERPGTVGRPAPGFEARILGPEGEELPVGEPGMVYVKSGLGGFAYRKDPAKTAASMRGEWYAPGDIGFMDKDGFLFLCDRRTDLIVSGGVNIYPAEIEAALLEHPGVADVAVIGVPDEEWGHTVVALVQPAPGAPPSPQELLEHLGPRIARFKHPRVIEFREELPRTPTGKLSRTRVREEYLSR; from the coding sequence ATGCCCGACATCAGCGCGCTCCCCGGCTTCTACCGGATCGCGCAGGCCGACCCGGACCGCCGGGCGGTGATCGACACCGACGGCGCGGTGACGACCTACGGCGAGCTGCTCGCCCGGGTCAACCAGGTCTCGCACGGGCTGCGGGCCCGGGGACTCGCCGAGGGGGACGTGGTCGCCGGCGTGCTGCCCAACGGCCTCGACGCGGTGGTCATGCTGATGGCCACCGGCCAGGTCGGACTGTACTACGTGCCGGTCAACTGGCACCTGACGGACACCGAGATCGCCTACATCCTGGCCGACTGCGACGCCGAGATCGTGGTCGCCGGCCCGGCCCGCCCCGTGGAAGGGGCGCTCACCGGCACCGCCGACCTGGCCGAGGGGCAGCCGGTGACCGCCCCCGAGGGCAGATCGGCGGGCGCGGTCATGTGGTACACCTCGGGCACCACCGGGTTCCCCAAGGGCGTGCAGCGGCCGCTGCCCGGCACCGAGCCGGAGGCGACGGTCCCGCTCGTCACCTGGTTCCTCGGCGAGGTCTGCGACCTGCGGCCGGGCGACGGGATCCACCTGGTGACCTCGCCGATGTACCACTCCGCGCCCTGCGCCCACACGATGTTCGCGCTGCACCTGGGCCACACCCTGGTGATCGCGCCCAGGTTCGAGCCGGCCGGGATCCTCGAACTGATCGACCGGTACCGGGTGACCAACGCCATGATGGTCCCGACGATGTTCCACCGGATGCTCCGGCTGCCGGCGGAGGTCCGCCGCGCCTATGACGTGTCGTCGCTCCGGCAGGTGGTCCACACCGCCGCGGCCTGCCCGGTGGCGGTCAAGAAGCAGATCATGGACTGGTGGGGCCCGGTCCTGTACGAGTACTACGGCTCCACCGAGTCGACCATCGCCTTCTCCGTCAAGCCGCACGACTGGCTGGAGCGCCCCGGCACGGTCGGCCGCCCGGCGCCGGGCTTCGAGGCCCGGATCCTCGGCCCGGAGGGCGAGGAACTCCCGGTCGGCGAGCCCGGCATGGTCTACGTCAAGTCGGGGCTCGGCGGCTTCGCCTACCGCAAGGACCCGGCCAAGACCGCCGCCAGCATGCGGGGGGAGTGGTACGCCCCCGGGGACATCGGGTTCATGGACAAGGACGGCTTCCTGTTCCTGTGCGACCGCCGTACTGACCTGATCGTCTCGGGCGGGGTGAACATCTACCCCGCCGAGATCGAGGCGGCGCTGCTGGAGCACCCGGGGGTCGCCGACGTCGCGGTGATCGGCGTGCCCGACGAGGAATGGGGCCACACCGTCGTCGCGCTCGTCCAGCCGGCGCCCGGCGCCCCGCCCTCCCCACAGGAGCTGCTGGAGCACCTCGGCCCGCGCATCGCTCGGTTCAAGCACCCCCGGGTGATCGAGTTCCGTGAGGAGCTGCCCCGCACCCCCACCGGGAAGCTCTCCCGGACCAGGGTCCGGGAGGAGTATCTGTCCCGCTAG